From one Mytilus galloprovincialis chromosome 13, xbMytGall1.hap1.1, whole genome shotgun sequence genomic stretch:
- the LOC143057157 gene encoding substance-P receptor-like, protein MNKSEKQCFPWLERNNLTAVHHLNDQFTKRHIGGILFTSVLMVLGIFGNFAVLWKYTRRFKVSNYRTYTIWLAIMDITNCCIGMPFLIYYMSHYLTFPSDGLCKFGRFTMVFTTNSSAYILVVIAFDRYRKVCKPLKRQLTSTNTKVCCITATILGLLTSWPCLILYGIYTDDTEIPGAKQIRCWTGDDYKYTVYPKVYYIVLYIFNFLVLPILFIVYVHILRFLHTHGKSGVRVKTKKTTITLLAVSVAFLLSAIPHYSLVVTTRFQEDLNCKMTFTEGFVFYTFVFSILLNNSVNPLIYGCLDTQFKREMVNIWQICRKDIRDATSRIDTQSMELDSRDPVPIYVHQHAQYSETSFND, encoded by the coding sequence ATGAATAAGTCGGAAAAACAATGTTTTCCTTGGCTTGAACGGAATAACTTAACAGCAGTTCATCATTTGAACGACCAGTTCACAAAACGACACATCGGTGGAATTCTTTTTACTTCAGTCTTAATGGTGCTTGGAATAtttggaaattttgctgttctcTGGAAATATACTCGAAGATTTAAGGTATCGAATTACAGAACATACACTATATGGCTGGCCATAATGGACATTACAAACTGTTGTATCGGAATGCCTTTCCTTATTTACTATATGAGTCATTATTTAACCTTTCCATCGGATGGATTGTGCAAATTCGGCCGATTCACGATGGTATTCACAACAAACTCCTCTGCTTATATTTTGGTTGTCATAGCTTTTGATCGGTACAGAAAAGTGTGCAAGCCTTTGAAAAGGCAACTTACATCCACAAATACAAAAGTATGTTGCATAACTGCCACTATTTTAGGACTATTGACGTCTTGGCCATGCTTGATTTTATATGGGATTTACACTGATGATACGGAGATTCCTGGGGCTAAACAGATTCGTTGTTGGACAGGTGACGACTACAAATATACTGTTTATCCTAAAGTTTACTACATTGTTCTGTATATCTTCAATTTTTTAGTTTTACCTATCTTGTTCATCGTTTACGTACATATCTTACGTTTTTTACATACACACGGAAAAAGCGGAGTTCGGGTGAAAACGAAAAAGACCACAATAACCCTTTTAGCTGTTTCCGTTGCTTTCTTATTGAGTGCTATTCCACATTACAGCTTGGTAGTAACAACTCGATTTCAAGAAGACCTCAACTGTAAAATGACTTTTACCGAAGGATTTGTCTTCTACACATTTGTGTTTTCTATTTTGCTAAATAATTCCGTAAATCCTTTAATATACGGCTGTTTGGATACACAATTTAAGCGTGAAATGGTGAACATTTGGCAAATATGCCGAAAAGATATAAGAGATGCAACAAGTCGTATAGATACTCAGTCCATGGAATTAGATTCAAGAGATCCTGTGCCGATTTACGTCCATCAACATGCGCAGTATTCAGAAACAAGCTTCAATGATTAA